In Candidatus Zixiibacteriota bacterium, the DNA window CCAGCAAAATCTTAACATGATTCGAGCTCTGGGTGGGGAGGTGGGATGCGACGAGATCGAATTGTGGCTAGCCAGAGACGACGAACGGTTCGCTGACGAGCTTCTGGAAAAGCACGGCGTGGTGCCCGGTCGTGTCCTGATCGGCATCGGCCCGGGCGCGGGCGCTCAAAAAAGGGAGTGGCCGGTGTCGCTATATGCAGAGCTTGGCGCATGGGCACGGGAGGAATTTGGCGCAACGTTGTTGATTATTGGAGGAACGGACGATCAGCCAAAAGGTTATGCGCTTCAACAGGTATTAGCGAGAAACTGCATTGACATTACCGGCAGGACAACCCTCAGGCAGCTCGGGGCGTTGTTGAGGCGTTGCACCCTTTATGTCGGCAACGATGCCGGACCCATGCATTTGGCCGCTGCGGCGGGCATTCCCGTGGTCGGGTTGTTTTGCCATCCAAAAGGCGGCTCCGCTGCCAGCGCAAACTCTCCGACCCGTTTTCGACCCTGGTGTGCGAGATCGGTGGTGGTTCAGCCTCCAGCTGCTCGTCCGCCGTGCGTCGACGAGTGTGTTGCCCTAGAGGCTCACTGTATTCTGGGCATCCGCCTCGAGGATGTCAAAGGCGCTGTCTTTAGTCTGATGTCGGAGAGACACGTGGGGGAGGGGGGGGTCGGAGGCGGGCTCAGCGTATGAACTGGAAAAAGCTGCAGATACTGGTTACCGGTGGCGCGTCATTCATCGGTTCAGCTCTGGTGGACGCCCTCGTGCGGCGTGGCGCTGCAGTCAGGGTGGTGGACAACTTGAGCAGCGGGCGTCGGGAAAACATCGAGGCGCATATAAAAAGCGGCGCCGTGGAATTCCGGTGCGAGGATCTCCACGATCCGGAGGCGAACCGAAGGGCACTGCGCGGGATCGACGTTGTATTCCACTTGGCGGCGGATCACGGAGGCCGGGGATACGTGGACCTTCATCAGGTGGAGTGCTCGAGGAACCTGATTCTCGATGGCCTGGTTTTCCGGGCGGCGCGGGAAGCCGCCGTCGAGAAGATCGTCTATGCGTCCTCGGGCTGTGTCTATCCGAACTCGCTCCAGACGAACCCCGAGGAGACGCTTTATCTGGCGGAAGACATGGTCGGGCCTCCTTACGAGGCGGACAACATGTACGGGTGGGCCAAGCTCATGGGAGAGCTGACCCTGAAATCCTACTACGAGCAAGAGGGACTGAAATCGGTGAGCTGTCGGTACTTCACCGTCTACGGTCCGCGCGGCGTCGAAAATCACGCGGTCATCGCGATGATCGCGAGAGCGTTCGTCGGAGAGAGCCCTTTCGAGGTTTGGGGCACGGGCTTGCAGGTTCGCAACTGGACGTATATCGATGACATCGTCGAAGGAACGCTCCTGGCGGCGGAAAAAATCGAGGACGGGACCGCGGTGAATCTGGGGACGATGGAACGAGTGCGGGTGATCGATGCGGCGCGCGAAGTGTTGCGTTACACGGGGCACAAAGCCGACATCGTTACCCGCCCGGAGATGCCGACCGGCCCTCTCAACCGAGTCGCCGACAACGGGCGCGCCAGAAGGCTGCTCCAGTGGGAACCGAAGGTAGGATTCATGGAAGGATTGCACCGGACGATCGACTGGTATTTTGCCAACAAGGACCGCGAGCAGGTGAAGCGGACGCTGGCCCGGATGCTGACCGAGCGATGACGGCGTCCCCGTTCTTTCCGTACATCACCGTTTTCATTGTCGGCGCGGCGGTGGGCAGCTTCCTGAACGTGTGCATCGCGCGCATCCCGAAACGCGAATCGGTGATTCGCCCGGCGTCGCGCTGTCTTCATTGCGGCAAGGCCATCGCGTTCTACGACAACATCCCGTTGCTCAGCTATCTGCTGCTCAAGGCACGGTGCCGGAGCTGCGGCAAGCGCATCTCGATCCGTTATCCGGTGGTGGAGCTGCTCATGGCTTCGCTGGCCGTAGCCTTGTTTCGGCAGTTCGGTCTGGGGCTGGCGTTCGTCGCTAGTTTTGTGTTCGTCGCCGCGTTGATCGTGATTTCGTTCATCGATCTCGACGCGCGTATCGTGCCGGACGTGATCAGCTTGCCCGGCATCGCGACAGGTCTGCTGTTTGCCATCATCGCGAGGTATCTCACCGGAGATCCCTCCGGTCTCGTTCCTTCCCCGATCAGCGCGTTCATCGGCGCGCTGGTTGGCGGGGGATTCTTGCTCGCGCTCGCCTGGGCCTATCAGGCGGTGACCGGAGTGGAAGGAATGGGAGGTGGAGACATCAAGCTGTTGGCGATGATTGGCGCGTTTTTGGGCTGGCCCGCAATCCCGCTGACGCTGTTTTTCTCCTCCCTCGGAGGGTCCGTGGTCGGCCTGTCGCTGATGGTGATCAAGGGGGCGGGCAGGAGATACGCCATGCCCTTTGCTCCGTTTCTCTGCCTCGGTGCGCTGGCGTACCTGTTCTTCGGCCGCCAGCTGATCGACTTCTGTCTTTTCCCCCGCTAACCGCTGCCAAATTTTGTCAGATCCTTGTCGGGCCGTACAAATCACGGAACAGCAGTCCGTGAACGGGGCGATTCCAGGAGCAAAAGCTCCTTTAATTCGACAAGTTGATCGTACACGGTACGGCCCTCGGTTGGTATTTTTCTTGCGTCACACTCTCAGCCGAAGGAGTGCACGGTCTTGCCGCCCCCGGCGGCGGATGACGGAAGATGGGTATTTTGAGAAAGTTTGGCGCGCGCAGCGGCGGTTTCGTTCCAAAACAGGGGTGGCGGGCCATTTTTTACGACTGCCGTGGATTTACCCTCGGGGAGATGATGGCCGCGGTGGCCGTTTTCGCGATCCTGGGCGCAGTAGCGATCCCCAGCTATCTCGCCGTGCAGCCGGCAATGGAGCTCAATGGCGCGGCGCGGGAAGTGCTGGTAAAGCTCATGTGGGCGCGCTCGAAAGCGGTGGAACAAAACACGATCTATCAGGTGGATTTTCTCGCGAGCAATTATCAGTTCCAGGTCTTTAACGACGCCAACGGCAACGGGAGTCTCGATGCGGACGAGTGGAACGAGACCTACGATCTTCAGGCGCTGGAGTATCCGAGCGTGACCTTTTCCAAAACCGGTAACAACCCGGTTTTCATCGGCCGGGGTACGACCACGAGCGGAACAACGACGATCACGCTGTCCAACGCGAGCGGCTCGAAGACGGTCGAAGTGACCCCGACCGGGAACGTGAAGATCAACTGACCATGCGTCGCGAAGGCAAAACACGCCAGGCCGGCTTCACCTTGATCGAGCTACTCGTCGCGCTTGCGGTTCTATCGATCGGGATGTTGGGGACCGCCAGCCTTACTGTGAGCGTCATTCAGGGGAACTTCTTCAGCAAAAACGTGACTTCCGCGACGGCGATCGCTCAGACACAGCTCGAGGCCGTCCAGAACAAAGGCTACACGGGCACGACCACGGCGAACTTCCCGGCGGGGGCGCAAACCGTCACGATGGACGGGATGAGCTTCAGCCGTACGACCACGATCACGGACAACTCGCCGGCGACCAACATGAAGACGGTCACGGTCAATGTGAGCTGGGTCGAAGGTAACAACGTGTCCAGGTCGATCACACTCCAGACGATTTTGTCTCAGTGAGTGACCGGAAATGGCAACCAGGCGATTAAAGGACACCCGGGCATTCACTCTCACCGAGCTTCTCGTAACGATGGCGATCGGGATGGTCACGCTCGCGGCGGTGACGACCACGTTCATGACGCAGGCCCGGTTCTACAACGCTCAGGAGCAGGTCAACCAGATGGAGCAAAACGCCCGCGGCGCCCTCGATGTCATTACCCGCGAGCTGAAAATGGCGGGCTACAATCCTGCCGGAGGAAGCTTCTACGGAGTCACCTACAGCGCGTCCCAGCTGATGATCCAGGCCGACCTCGATTCCAGCGGGAGCATTAGCACCGACAGCACGAAAAACGAGCAAATCGTCTACGCCTTCGACAACGCCAACAACCGGATCACGCGCAGGGTCGGGACCGGCAGCACCGAGGTGCTGGCGGACAACATCACGGCTTTCACGTTCAGTTATCTCGACGCGAGCGGCGCCTCGACTTCCGTGAGCGCCGACATCCGTCAGGTGGCAATCAGCATTACGGCGCAGACGGCCAATCCTGATCCGAACTACGCGCAGAACAACGGGTATCGAACGTACCAGATTGCCGCCACCGTGACTCCGGTCAATCTGGGGCTTTAGCGAGGAGCGACAAGCATGAGATACGGCAAGGTCAAGGCTGTCACCGTTTCGAGAGCGCCCGCTAACGAAGGCGGGTTCATTCTGATCGCCGCCCTCACGCTGCTGGGGACCATGGCGCTGCTCGGCACGACGGCCTTCCTTCTGTCCTCGACCGACATCCGAATCGGCAGCAATTTCAGGAACAGCCAGATGGCTTTGCAGGTCGCGATGGCGGGCGCCGAACGGGGGCGCGAAACGCTTCGGGTGTTGAACGCATCGAGTTCCGATCCCGGGTCATACAGCGACGAGCTTGCCGGACGTCGGGGCGCGAATGGAATTCTGGACGGCTATTCGGCTTCAACCGACGACGTGGCCCTCGCGAGCGGGACCATGAACGACGTTTCGTACGTCGTCTATTTGACCAACGACGCGGCGGACGGATCGTCCAACACGACGGACGCCAACGGGAAAGTCGTGATCACTTCGGTCGCCACGGGGCCCAACAACGCCAGGGCACGGGTAGAAACCGTCATCACGTTCTATTCCGGCCTCTCTTCCAGCCCGGCGACCGTCTATTCGAAGGGCGACGTTACCGGAAACGGGTCGTCGCTTACCATCAACGGCAACGACAGTTGCGGAGTGAGCGGCGCGCTTGCCCCGATCTATACGAAAGACCCGGCCGAGACCGAGTTGAACGGCAACCCGACGCTGACCGGTTCTCCTCCTGAGCCCCAACACGGCTCGCTCGATATCGACATCGCCGGCCAAATCGAGCAGCTCAAAGCCGGGGCCACGACGATATTGTACGAAGACCAGAACAACGAAACATTCGGGAGTTCAACCAACTACGTAACAGTCTATTCCTGGCCCGACGATCCCGCTCACCCCAACAGTCAAGGGTTGAAACTCAACAACGTCACCGGCTACGGCATTCTACTCGTTAAGGGCGATCTGACACTGGGCGGCGGATTTACCTGGCACGGGATCATTCTCGCAACCGGGTCGGTCACTTTGAACGGCGGCGGCGGCGCCGGCATAAATATCTACGGCCAAGTCTACTCGGGGACTTCAACGGTTACGGACGTCACAGTCAACGGGAGCAACACGATCAGCTATCACAGCTGCGACGTGAAAAAGGCTCTCTCGTCGCAGCCGATGAAGGTCGTCAACTGGAAGCATTCCTACTGACGCCGTGACTTGAGCGCCGCTTCCACCGTTTCGCCGATCTCCTGAAGTTCCGTGAATTCCTTCAGGTATTCGTTTGTCTTGCCCTCCTGCTGGAGCTTCCTTCTGAACACCGCGAGCCTGTTTGAAAGTTCCAGCAACTCGGAGGTGAGCATCCCGTCGATTTTCCGGGATTGCTCCTTGAGCTCGGCAAACTCTCGCTGAATGAGGTCATCAGGTTTCCGGGTTTTGGTGGGAGGTCCTTCCGCTCGCTCGATGGCGGCGGGCTTTTCCGGCCGGTCGACTTGGGTTGTTTTCTCGGCGGGTCCAGCCGGGGCAACGAGCAGCCTGACCGCCTTCTCCGACGGCTCGATCTTCGCCACGAGCTGCTTTTCAACCCCGAACACGCCGCCGTAGGCGTCGAACAAGACCTGAGTTCCCTCGACCCAGTAGCGCCCGGTCACGAATTCGTTGCCGTTCTTCAGGCGGATGATGAAAGCCGCTTCGGCAAGCCCGAAGCTCTTCCCCCAGAACAACAGGGCGAGAAACGTCACGAAAAATAGCATGGCGCTATTGTAACACCGGGATTTTCGGCAGCCAAAAGGCCGCGATGTCGGGGGCAAGCCGGCGGCCCTTGACAGCCAGCAATCTCCGGAAGTATTAATCCCGGCGATGTTCGGGGGGTGGAGGCGGAAGCGGGCTGTGGATGCAGCGTCCGGATTTTCCCTCGTAGAACTTCTGTTCGCGCTCATCATCGCCGGTATTCTGGCGGCCATCGCGTTGCCGGGGTGGACCCGGCTGCTCCCTTCTTACCATCTGGACAGCTCGGTGCGCCAGGTTCAATCGGAGCTTCACAGCATCAAAATGAGGGCGGCGGCCGAGAATGCCACCTTCCAGCTCAGCTACGGGACGGGAGCGAGCGACTACACGATTCGAAGCGGTTCGTCGGCGCTCGCAACGAGGCCGTTGCCGCCCGGGATCGTCATCACGAAAGCCGGGGCGGTGCTGTTCTATCCTCGAGGGACGGCGTCGGCCAACCGGGTCAGGCTGCGCAATGCAGAGGGCATGTGCAGGCAGGTGGTCGTGAGCGCAACCGGACGCGTCCGCGTGTGCCAACCTGATGATTGCAATTCGGACTGCTGAACGACGACTTCGGCTGCCGGAGCGACGGCAACAAGGCGGCTACACATTCAATGAACTGCTGGTCGCAATCGGCATCATCGCCGTCGCGGTCTTGGGGTATTCGCTGAGCACCGTCGGCGTGATCCGGGGGACCTTTCAGAGCGCGAACGCCACCGCGGCGGTGCATTTGGGGCAGGACAAAATCGAGGAGCTAAAGAGCCTCAGGGCTCTGGCGAACACCGAGACCTGCCCGGACAGAGGCGACGCCGGCATTACCGGCGGTGGCAGGACCGGTGGAATATTCCATCGTTGCTGGTCGGTGACCGACTGGCCGAAAGGGGCCAGGCTGAAGCAGATCGTGGTCAAGGTCTGGTGGCGCGACCACGAGGACGGTGAGGTCGTCTTGACGACGCTCGTGTTCAGGGAGTGAGCGCGAGGGGGTCCTTTCGCCATGAACGAGCGCGGTCTGAGCCTGACCGAACAGCTGGTCGCGCTATTGCTCGGCGCCGTCATGGTCACCGCCCTGTACGGCTTTTATCGAAACGAGCTTTTCAACATCGTCGGACAGAACGCCCGACTGGAGACGCTCGAGGACGCGCGTGGAGCCATGGACATTATCGTCCGGGACTTGAAAAACGCCGGCGCTTGGGCTCGCGGTGCCGCGCCGGTAGAAACAGGGGGCGCCGATGATCCCGACGGCGATGCCGACGGCGTCTGCAACCGTGTCTACGCCGCCACCCGACGGCTCATCCACATCCAGATGGACCTCAACGGCAACGGCAGCTGCGCCGATACCGAGCCCCGGGAAAACGTCCGTTACGAGTTGACCGGGCCGACAACGACCTGCCCGGGAAGGGACATCATCCGGCGAAACGGCGACTGCCTGGTAGCCAACGTGGTGACATCCGCGCCCGGCGAGTTGTTCACCTACTTCGATGCAAACGGCACGGAGCTGGGGGATTCTCCGGAGCTTTCGGCGATCAAAAGGGTTCGTATTGCCTTCACGGTTCAGCGCAGTAATCCGGATCCGCGCGCGGGCGGAAAGGTGGCCTCCGAGGTCGCCAGCAGCGTGGAGTTGCGCAACTGAGGCTCGTCCGGTGCGCCCGCATTCCCTGAATTACGACCACGGAATGGTTTTGTTCTCCTCGCTGGTGATCCTGGCCTTGCTTATGGCTCTGGGGATCGGGATCTATTTTGCCGTTCAGAACAACCACAGAATATCAGCCAATCTCAGGTTGGGCAGCGTCGCCTTCTATCTCGCCGAGTCCGGCATCGAATGGAGCAAAGACCGGATCCGTAGTATCCCGGCTCACCCTCCCGACCCCGTGGAAGGGACGGAGAATCTCGCAAGCGGGAAATTCTCGGTTTACACGGTCAGTACCACGGAAATCTCGCCGCTGACCGGCGGAAGCCTCGTGCGGTCCACGGGAAGCTTCGGGGTCTCCTCGCAGACCGTCGAAGCTCTGATCACGAAAACCTACGATCTCTCGGATGCGGCGATCGCGCTGCGGGGTGGCGCCGG includes these proteins:
- a CDS encoding glycosyltransferase family 9 protein translates to MRLDEIGDVVMTTPFLRELRRNAPNAWITLIVKPELYNLVELCPHVNQVLTFSWQGQAVLEPLQRHWRALNLARQLTRKRRFDLAIIPRWDVDWYHSTFLVYASGARERVAYSEKVNAKKEAFNREFDKLLTRVLVDRSIRHEVQQNLNMIRALGGEVGCDEIELWLARDDERFADELLEKHGVVPGRVLIGIGPGAGAQKREWPVSLYAELGAWAREEFGATLLIIGGTDDQPKGYALQQVLARNCIDITGRTTLRQLGALLRRCTLYVGNDAGPMHLAAAAGIPVVGLFCHPKGGSAASANSPTRFRPWCARSVVVQPPAARPPCVDECVALEAHCILGIRLEDVKGAVFSLMSERHVGEGGVGGGLSV
- a CDS encoding NAD-dependent epimerase/dehydratase family protein yields the protein MNWKKLQILVTGGASFIGSALVDALVRRGAAVRVVDNLSSGRRENIEAHIKSGAVEFRCEDLHDPEANRRALRGIDVVFHLAADHGGRGYVDLHQVECSRNLILDGLVFRAAREAAVEKIVYASSGCVYPNSLQTNPEETLYLAEDMVGPPYEADNMYGWAKLMGELTLKSYYEQEGLKSVSCRYFTVYGPRGVENHAVIAMIARAFVGESPFEVWGTGLQVRNWTYIDDIVEGTLLAAEKIEDGTAVNLGTMERVRVIDAAREVLRYTGHKADIVTRPEMPTGPLNRVADNGRARRLLQWEPKVGFMEGLHRTIDWYFANKDREQVKRTLARMLTER
- a CDS encoding prepilin peptidase, giving the protein MTASPFFPYITVFIVGAAVGSFLNVCIARIPKRESVIRPASRCLHCGKAIAFYDNIPLLSYLLLKARCRSCGKRISIRYPVVELLMASLAVALFRQFGLGLAFVASFVFVAALIVISFIDLDARIVPDVISLPGIATGLLFAIIARYLTGDPSGLVPSPISAFIGALVGGGFLLALAWAYQAVTGVEGMGGGDIKLLAMIGAFLGWPAIPLTLFFSSLGGSVVGLSLMVIKGAGRRYAMPFAPFLCLGALAYLFFGRQLIDFCLFPR
- a CDS encoding GspH/FimT family pseudopilin, with the protein product MGILRKFGARSGGFVPKQGWRAIFYDCRGFTLGEMMAAVAVFAILGAVAIPSYLAVQPAMELNGAAREVLVKLMWARSKAVEQNTIYQVDFLASNYQFQVFNDANGNGSLDADEWNETYDLQALEYPSVTFSKTGNNPVFIGRGTTTSGTTTITLSNASGSKTVEVTPTGNVKIN
- a CDS encoding prepilin-type N-terminal cleavage/methylation domain-containing protein, which encodes MRREGKTRQAGFTLIELLVALAVLSIGMLGTASLTVSVIQGNFFSKNVTSATAIAQTQLEAVQNKGYTGTTTANFPAGAQTVTMDGMSFSRTTTITDNSPATNMKTVTVNVSWVEGNNVSRSITLQTILSQ
- a CDS encoding prepilin-type N-terminal cleavage/methylation domain-containing protein, with the protein product MATRRLKDTRAFTLTELLVTMAIGMVTLAAVTTTFMTQARFYNAQEQVNQMEQNARGALDVITRELKMAGYNPAGGSFYGVTYSASQLMIQADLDSSGSISTDSTKNEQIVYAFDNANNRITRRVGTGSTEVLADNITAFTFSYLDASGASTSVSADIRQVAISITAQTANPDPNYAQNNGYRTYQIAATVTPVNLGL
- a CDS encoding GspH/FimT family pseudopilin — translated: MDAASGFSLVELLFALIIAGILAAIALPGWTRLLPSYHLDSSVRQVQSELHSIKMRAAAENATFQLSYGTGASDYTIRSGSSALATRPLPPGIVITKAGAVLFYPRGTASANRVRLRNAEGMCRQVVVSATGRVRVCQPDDCNSDC